A single Halogeometricum sp. S3BR5-2 DNA region contains:
- a CDS encoding plastocyanin/azurin family copper-binding protein translates to MERRQVLKSAGILATGGVTSLAGCSSSGNGDSGGGEPNTTDTEETTGGSGEETTEGSGGSNTVMMVTEGSEYYFDPIGLFIESGETVTFEIQSGSHSATAYKEGTSSASVNRIPEGAETFNSEILSEQGATYEHTFETTGTYDYFCIPHKTLGMVGRIVVGEPGGPAEGSMPPDGDVPESQTIVDQGSVSYSSFSG, encoded by the coding sequence ATGGAGCGTCGACAAGTCCTCAAGTCAGCCGGAATTCTCGCAACAGGTGGCGTGACCAGTCTCGCGGGATGTAGTAGTTCAGGAAACGGAGATAGTGGTGGCGGTGAACCGAACACAACCGACACAGAGGAGACGACTGGCGGTTCGGGAGAGGAAACAACCGAGGGCTCAGGGGGCTCGAATACGGTTATGATGGTCACTGAAGGGAGCGAGTATTATTTCGATCCGATCGGTCTGTTCATTGAATCCGGGGAAACTGTGACATTCGAAATTCAGAGTGGGAGCCACTCGGCAACCGCATATAAAGAAGGAACGAGTTCAGCCTCGGTAAATCGGATTCCCGAGGGAGCAGAAACGTTCAATAGCGAAATTCTTAGCGAACAGGGCGCGACCTACGAACACACGTTTGAGACCACGGGCACGTACGATTACTTCTGTATTCCACACAAGACCCTGGGGATGGTTGGTCGGATCGTCGTCGGCGAACCCGGCGGTCCCGCGGAGGGGAGTATGCCGCCGGACGGAGACGTTCCCGAAAGCCAGACCATCGTCGATCAAGGTAGCGTCTCCTACAGCTCGTTCTCGGGGTAG
- a CDS encoding cytochrome ubiquinol oxidase subunit I: MIDPVLASRLQFALTTIVHIIFPVMSMGLAPFLIYFTWKEIRTKQPVYEQLRRFWTRIFAVSFVVGTVTGLVLEFEFGTNFAAFSTTAGELFGGPLALEGMMAFMLEATFLGIFVFGRDRVSDRLYFLSSIAVGLGTWLSAVWILIANSWMQTPRGFEIVVENGQRIVKLTDPLAAYLNPRFPYMFIHMQNAAVESVALFMAGVAAYYVFRHHVWGYPIEHIDVWEKTLKIALVVLLITAPLQVIQGDEYARHVSETQPQKFAAMEAVWETDSYVPEYIVAFPTDVNDLLNPRTKDLFGIGIPGGASWLASGGNPQATIRGLDSFSTKAPPVAIVFWAFRIMVALGFWFILLAVWGAYRWWRGELFEDDLLHKALMASSLLGFLAVEVGWIVTEVGRQPWVIQGVMKTSAGVSPSLTGAEATFTLLGFVTGYILLLGLYTYVIGRIIRAGPPSRDELTQSNAAHVPESEVMSSD; the protein is encoded by the coding sequence GTGATTGATCCCGTTCTTGCGAGCCGTCTCCAGTTTGCACTCACTACGATCGTCCACATCATCTTCCCAGTGATGAGTATGGGTCTCGCCCCGTTTCTCATCTATTTCACATGGAAGGAGATCCGCACCAAACAACCAGTATACGAACAGCTCCGTCGGTTCTGGACCCGCATCTTTGCGGTCAGCTTCGTCGTTGGAACGGTGACCGGACTCGTCCTTGAGTTCGAATTCGGAACGAACTTCGCCGCGTTCTCAACGACCGCGGGGGAGCTGTTTGGCGGCCCGCTCGCCCTGGAGGGAATGATGGCATTCATGCTTGAAGCCACATTCCTCGGTATCTTCGTCTTTGGACGGGACCGGGTGTCTGACCGACTGTACTTCCTGTCGAGTATTGCCGTCGGACTCGGTACCTGGCTTTCGGCCGTCTGGATCCTTATCGCGAACTCGTGGATGCAGACGCCGCGTGGGTTCGAAATCGTCGTGGAGAACGGCCAGCGTATCGTGAAGCTCACCGACCCGCTCGCGGCCTATCTCAACCCACGATTCCCCTATATGTTCATCCACATGCAGAACGCGGCCGTCGAGTCGGTCGCGCTCTTCATGGCCGGCGTTGCCGCCTATTACGTATTCCGGCACCACGTCTGGGGCTACCCGATTGAACACATCGACGTCTGGGAGAAGACGCTCAAAATCGCGCTCGTCGTCCTGCTCATCACGGCCCCACTACAGGTGATTCAGGGCGACGAATATGCCCGCCACGTCTCTGAAACCCAACCGCAGAAATTCGCCGCGATGGAAGCCGTCTGGGAGACCGACTCCTACGTCCCCGAGTATATCGTCGCGTTCCCCACGGACGTCAACGATCTGCTGAACCCCCGTACAAAAGATCTCTTTGGCATCGGCATCCCGGGTGGCGCATCCTGGCTCGCGAGCGGTGGAAACCCGCAGGCAACGATACGCGGCCTCGACTCCTTCTCGACGAAAGCTCCACCAGTGGCGATCGTCTTCTGGGCGTTCCGAATCATGGTCGCACTCGGCTTCTGGTTCATTCTGCTGGCCGTCTGGGGTGCCTATCGCTGGTGGCGCGGCGAACTCTTCGAGGACGACCTGCTGCATAAGGCGTTGATGGCGTCGTCTCTTCTGGGGTTCCTCGCCGTAGAGGTCGGCTGGATCGTCACCGAGGTCGGACGACAGCCGTGGGTCATTCAGGGGGTAATGAAGACGAGTGCCGGCGTCTCTCCGAGTCTCACAGGCGCCGAAGCAACGTTCACCCTCCTCGGATTCGTTACCGGGTACATCCTGTTGCTGGGCCTCTACACATACGTTATCGGTCGTATCATCCGAGCGGGGCCGCCATCGAGAGACGAACTCACGCAGAGTAATGCTGCCCACGTTCCAGAGTCAGAGGTGATGTCCAGTGACTAA
- the cydB gene encoding cytochrome d ubiquinol oxidase subunit II translates to MTNVGTLATKPLFGLPLAELWFALLFFIFGMFLFLDGFDFGVGVLFATRTDDHEKEQLLAAVGPFWDGNEVWLVVFGGALFAAFPSAYANLFSRYYLLMFAILAALGLRGLAPEMYEEREDDHWKTLWGYAFVIGSTGTPFLLGLFVMNWLVGATGLITPVGVLGGVTVLVLTIVDGAAFLGLKTRGRLRDEMRKYGVRAAVGYLGGAVITLGAIYVTEPGLRSSFRSPLIVALVMLTATLTGIYVVALRRRRYYAAFAATAALVFGLVGLVATLLFPFVDRTAGLTIREAIISTLPLNLMSIMASVLLPIVLVYFVVLYSAFSGPIDMEETYQ, encoded by the coding sequence GTGACTAACGTCGGAACGCTGGCTACGAAGCCGCTATTCGGATTACCGCTCGCCGAGCTCTGGTTCGCGCTGCTGTTTTTCATCTTTGGGATGTTCCTCTTTCTCGACGGCTTCGACTTCGGCGTGGGCGTCCTGTTTGCGACCCGTACCGATGATCACGAGAAAGAACAGCTGTTGGCGGCTGTCGGGCCGTTCTGGGACGGGAACGAGGTCTGGCTCGTCGTCTTCGGTGGGGCGCTGTTTGCGGCGTTTCCGTCCGCCTACGCGAATCTCTTCAGCCGATACTATCTGTTGATGTTCGCGATTCTCGCCGCACTCGGTCTCCGAGGGCTCGCCCCAGAAATGTATGAGGAGCGTGAAGACGACCACTGGAAGACACTCTGGGGCTACGCGTTCGTCATCGGGAGTACCGGTACGCCGTTTCTGCTGGGGCTGTTCGTGATGAACTGGCTGGTCGGAGCGACTGGGCTCATCACCCCCGTGGGGGTCCTCGGTGGTGTCACAGTCCTTGTCCTCACGATCGTCGACGGGGCGGCGTTCCTCGGACTGAAAACCCGCGGCAGGCTGCGAGATGAGATGCGGAAGTACGGTGTCCGAGCCGCCGTGGGTTATCTTGGTGGAGCGGTCATCACTCTGGGGGCGATATATGTGACCGAACCAGGGCTGCGCTCCTCGTTTCGATCACCCCTCATCGTCGCACTTGTGATGCTCACTGCTACCCTGACGGGAATCTACGTCGTCGCGCTCCGTAGACGTCGGTATTACGCCGCGTTCGCGGCGACAGCCGCACTCGTCTTCGGACTCGTAGGGCTCGTCGCAACCCTTCTATTCCCCTTCGTCGATCGGACCGCAGGACTCACTATCCGAGAGGCGATCATCTCCACGCTTCCGCTCAATCTTATGTCGATAATGGCGAGCGTGCTGCTCCCAATCGTGCTCGTGTACTTTGTCGTGCTCTATTCCGCGTTCAGCGGACCGATCGATATGGAGGAAACATACCAATGA
- a CDS encoding Na(+)/H(+) antiporter subunit D: protein MTLSLIPPFVPVLLVAILSPLFSRRTSHALGLVATAVVVPYVWLLPEGALISGSLFGFSTIFLYVDSFTRLMGGIFAFIGSIGIIYSYASDADTVQTAFALSYVGTSIGAVFAGDWLTLIFFVELMSVGSTLLVWHYGGRAVRAGFRYALWHGIGGSLLLAAIAWQYATVNSFLFTAADGIVGTVPQVLAVVGVGTMVGFIGLHTWLPDTYPKPHIAASVFLCVYTTKTGVYVMYRIFPEGQLAVAYMGGGMAVFGAFMALMQSDMRRLLSYHIQSQVGYMIAGVGIGTTLATAGAFGHVFNHILYKSLLFMTVGVVIYRTGEESLKRVGGLARKLPVTTVAFSIAALSIAGFPGFNGFVSKGMVLSAAEYEEMETLWWLLILGGVGTFLSFIKLGYYVFFHGDYDGEIYDATRGQKVAMAIVAGLCVIFGVYPSGLFSIIPFGSEIHYETFTLGHISEGLELAIAGILGFVILRRPLKRIGRIPDFDDIYNPAVFFGTKAIVHGVTNSFARIGQFMVRLTTGTRWLLTNPELGVRRITAFVKQSDTAKPLDKDVTPGTFRAGIGQSIAIIVLVLALMLFVLLFS, encoded by the coding sequence ATGACATTATCACTGATACCACCGTTCGTGCCTGTCTTGCTCGTTGCGATTCTTTCGCCGTTGTTCTCCCGCCGGACTAGTCATGCTCTCGGCCTGGTCGCGACTGCTGTCGTTGTACCGTACGTATGGCTCCTCCCAGAGGGTGCACTTATATCTGGAAGTTTATTCGGCTTTTCGACCATTTTTCTGTACGTTGACTCATTCACTCGATTGATGGGCGGTATCTTCGCATTCATTGGTTCAATCGGCATTATTTATTCATATGCGAGTGATGCCGATACCGTTCAGACAGCATTTGCCCTCAGTTACGTTGGAACTAGCATTGGGGCCGTGTTCGCAGGTGATTGGTTGACGCTTATTTTCTTTGTGGAGTTAATGTCAGTCGGAAGTACGCTACTTGTCTGGCATTACGGCGGCCGGGCGGTTCGAGCGGGTTTCCGGTATGCACTCTGGCATGGAATCGGTGGGAGCCTGTTACTGGCAGCAATCGCTTGGCAATACGCAACTGTCAATTCGTTTTTGTTTACTGCGGCTGATGGCATCGTCGGTACTGTCCCTCAAGTACTGGCTGTCGTGGGTGTCGGCACTATGGTCGGATTCATTGGCCTCCACACGTGGCTTCCTGACACATATCCTAAGCCCCACATCGCTGCGAGCGTTTTTCTCTGTGTTTATACGACGAAAACAGGAGTCTATGTGATGTATCGAATATTTCCGGAGGGACAGCTCGCAGTTGCTTATATGGGTGGCGGAATGGCCGTCTTCGGGGCATTCATGGCTCTGATGCAGAGTGATATGCGACGGCTTCTCTCCTATCATATTCAATCACAGGTCGGGTACATGATAGCAGGGGTTGGAATTGGAACAACACTCGCCACCGCTGGTGCATTCGGTCACGTCTTCAATCACATCCTCTACAAGAGTCTCTTGTTTATGACCGTCGGCGTCGTAATTTATCGAACAGGCGAAGAAAGTCTGAAACGCGTCGGCGGGCTCGCGAGAAAGTTACCAGTAACGACGGTAGCCTTTTCTATCGCGGCACTTTCAATCGCAGGATTCCCAGGCTTTAATGGGTTCGTCAGCAAAGGGATGGTTCTATCAGCCGCCGAGTACGAGGAGATGGAGACTCTCTGGTGGTTATTGATACTGGGCGGCGTAGGAACGTTCCTATCGTTTATCAAACTGGGCTATTATGTGTTTTTCCACGGCGACTACGACGGGGAGATCTACGACGCAACCCGAGGACAGAAAGTTGCGATGGCGATAGTAGCAGGCCTGTGTGTGATCTTCGGAGTGTACCCCAGTGGATTGTTCAGTATCATCCCCTTTGGGTCAGAGATTCATTATGAAACATTCACCTTGGGTCATATCAGTGAGGGTCTTGAGCTTGCGATAGCAGGTATTCTTGGATTTGTTATCTTACGTCGGCCACTCAAGCGAATTGGCCGCATTCCAGATTTCGACGATATTTACAATCCCGCCGTTTTCTTTGGGACCAAAGCAATAGTACACGGAGTCACCAACTCATTTGCTCGCATCGGTCAATTTATGGTGCGTCTCACCACAGGGACTCGATGGCTCCTTACTAATCCCGAGTTAGGAGTCAGACGTATCACAGCCTTTGTGAAACAATCAGACACTGCTAAGCCTCTGGACAAAGATGTAACACCAGGTACTTTTAGAGCAGGTATTGGCCAATCAATTGCCATTATTGTATTAGTCCTTGCACTTATGTTGTTTGTATTGCTATTCAGTTAA
- the rdfA gene encoding rod-determining factor RdfA, whose protein sequence is MCKVERIIEKHDLPDLNEELRRRHRGGASLRDLEKFINKRVLERSLLESEVALIGDTESIYQILQGDDVGPGRRAEIRSQLNQAGPPVSNVEDDFVSHQTVKRHLQNCLDVDTKRQAQITLDDAEDTVAWAQSRNLSMIENTLNRLHNAGLIDASNVDVTQSIRVTCEKTGKTFHLREFLKQGGCDRDGSTNDTNANSS, encoded by the coding sequence ATGTGCAAGGTTGAGCGGATCATCGAGAAACACGATCTCCCTGATTTAAACGAGGAGCTTCGCCGCCGGCATCGCGGTGGTGCCAGCCTTCGTGACCTTGAGAAATTCATCAATAAACGGGTTCTCGAACGATCCTTGCTCGAATCGGAAGTGGCTCTTATCGGAGATACCGAAAGTATCTATCAAATTCTCCAGGGAGACGACGTCGGGCCCGGACGTCGGGCAGAGATTCGTTCACAGCTCAATCAGGCAGGTCCTCCCGTAAGTAACGTTGAAGATGACTTCGTATCTCATCAGACCGTAAAGCGCCACCTGCAGAATTGCTTGGATGTGGACACAAAACGACAGGCTCAGATCACGCTTGACGACGCCGAGGATACTGTCGCGTGGGCGCAGTCACGCAATCTTTCGATGATCGAAAACACACTCAACAGGCTTCATAATGCGGGACTTATCGATGCCAGTAACGTCGACGTCACCCAGTCGATTAGGGTCACGTGCGAAAAGACCGGGAAAACGTTCCATCTCAGAGAATTTCTCAAGCAGGGAGGTTGTGATCGCGACGGATCAACGAATGACACCAACGCAAACAGTAGCTGA
- a CDS encoding archaea-specific SMC-related protein, whose product MVVQNIGGIDTCEIEFNPGVTVCTGQNATNRTSLLTAIAGALGGSAATLKSDADKGHVQLEFDGETYTRHYHRGSDGSVITDGEPYTDDPELVDLFACLLEDNPARRAVERGDDLRDILMRPVDTEAIQERIREFERERTQITARLEEIERKRNHLPELETRRTTLEDELEATTEKLGALREQVADHDIDADAAGAAEDLLSDLESCRQTLRQTRDEIETQQSTLEALSDEREEISDELDNLKDQDTDWEDLERELDQLQDRERELQDSINDLSAIVEFNDELLNSSDELVDTNPDEQTVTDELNPMSATIKCWTCGNHVERRAIDSQLEELRTVIGEKRSERQEVQDEIAELREQLDQLQSAERRRRECEERLDENDRQRQRREQRVNDLEKKVTELRETIRELEEEVKETEEFRESELVEQYERLSELEYERGQIEQELNDVEDELRDLESLADEQEQLEAQKAQLQEELESLRTRIEDLERDAVEAFNEHMAEVLSLLEYQNIERVWIERKVPNDGPEGVFELHVVRSTENGTMYEDTVDHLSESEREVIGLVVALAGYLVHEVYETVPVMLLDSLEAIDAGRIARLIEYIAEFASYLIVALLEEDAQDLNDTYTRLSSDTIGS is encoded by the coding sequence ATGGTCGTCCAAAATATCGGTGGGATCGACACGTGTGAAATCGAATTCAATCCCGGCGTTACGGTATGTACCGGGCAAAACGCAACGAATCGTACCTCGCTATTGACGGCGATTGCCGGTGCGCTTGGCGGTTCAGCTGCCACGTTGAAAAGCGATGCCGACAAGGGACACGTCCAACTCGAGTTCGACGGCGAAACCTACACGCGCCACTATCATCGCGGATCGGACGGCTCGGTTATCACTGATGGTGAGCCATATACCGATGATCCAGAACTCGTTGATCTGTTCGCATGTCTTCTCGAGGATAATCCAGCACGACGAGCTGTTGAGCGAGGAGACGATCTCCGTGATATCCTCATGCGTCCAGTCGATACCGAGGCCATTCAGGAACGTATTCGGGAGTTTGAACGTGAGCGGACGCAAATTACTGCCCGACTCGAAGAAATCGAGCGCAAACGCAACCACTTACCTGAGTTGGAAACACGACGGACGACTCTCGAAGACGAACTTGAAGCCACCACAGAGAAACTGGGTGCCCTGCGCGAACAGGTAGCCGACCACGACATTGACGCGGACGCAGCTGGAGCCGCTGAGGATCTCCTGAGCGACCTGGAGTCGTGTCGTCAGACACTCAGACAGACGCGTGACGAAATCGAAACACAGCAATCGACCCTCGAGGCGCTATCTGATGAACGCGAGGAGATCTCTGACGAACTCGACAACTTGAAAGACCAGGATACGGACTGGGAGGACCTTGAGCGAGAACTCGACCAACTCCAAGACCGCGAGCGCGAACTTCAAGACTCAATCAACGACCTCTCTGCGATCGTCGAGTTCAACGACGAGCTTCTCAACTCATCCGATGAACTTGTCGATACGAATCCAGACGAACAGACCGTCACCGACGAGCTCAACCCGATGTCGGCCACGATCAAATGCTGGACCTGCGGGAATCACGTAGAACGTCGAGCTATCGATAGCCAACTGGAGGAACTTCGAACCGTCATTGGGGAAAAACGGTCCGAGCGACAGGAAGTACAGGATGAAATCGCTGAGCTTCGTGAGCAACTCGACCAGCTCCAGTCAGCTGAACGCCGACGACGTGAATGCGAAGAGCGACTTGACGAAAACGACCGGCAGAGACAGCGCCGAGAACAGCGAGTCAACGACCTCGAAAAGAAAGTTACTGAGCTCCGAGAGACGATTCGTGAGCTAGAAGAGGAGGTCAAAGAGACCGAGGAGTTCCGCGAGAGTGAGCTGGTAGAGCAGTATGAGCGGCTCTCCGAGCTTGAATACGAACGGGGGCAAATCGAACAGGAACTAAACGACGTCGAAGACGAACTCCGGGACCTGGAGTCACTGGCAGATGAGCAAGAACAGCTCGAAGCGCAGAAAGCGCAGCTCCAAGAGGAACTCGAATCGCTACGGACGCGCATCGAGGACCTCGAACGTGACGCGGTCGAGGCGTTTAATGAACATATGGCCGAGGTGCTGTCCTTGTTGGAGTATCAAAACATTGAGCGGGTTTGGATTGAGCGGAAAGTACCGAATGATGGACCTGAGGGAGTATTCGAGCTCCACGTGGTGCGGTCGACTGAGAACGGGACGATGTACGAAGATACGGTCGACCATTTAAGCGAAAGCGAACGCGAAGTGATCGGGCTGGTGGTCGCACTAGCGGGCTATCTCGTCCACGAAGTGTATGAAACGGTCCCCGTGATGCTGCTGGACTCCTTAGAAGCTATCGACGCCGGTCGCATCGCCCGACTCATCGAGTACATCGCTGAGTTCGCATCCTATCTCATCGTTGCATTGCTTGAAGAGGACGCCCAAGATCTCAACGACACGTATACCCGACTATCGTCGGATACCATCGGCTCGTAA
- a CDS encoding metallophosphoesterase family protein codes for MGKQTGGHKNNSWKLDTVAGFNAAIDLAIEHRVDAVVHTGDVFHNDTTNGIPDSIEEACHDGLTELANAEVPFYFIYGNHARKKGKVCLEQFCDAGLATHLRSRPIVIGDAVALYGVDYQKSWDHGQLGFERPPSGVATLLCMHQSVAPLTRSPNPDCHLQEILEESTISIDGLALGHLHTNAEKTLNGCSAFCGGATERMTSDLEPSVETITVEQGEIRRQRHVL; via the coding sequence CTGGGAAAGCAAACAGGCGGTCACAAGAACAATTCTTGGAAATTAGACACCGTCGCTGGATTCAACGCTGCGATTGACCTCGCGATCGAGCATCGTGTCGATGCCGTTGTTCATACTGGCGACGTCTTCCATAACGATACCACGAACGGTATTCCGGATTCAATCGAAGAAGCATGCCATGATGGTCTCACTGAGCTGGCGAACGCCGAGGTTCCGTTCTACTTCATCTACGGCAACCATGCGCGGAAGAAGGGGAAAGTCTGTCTCGAACAGTTCTGTGATGCAGGATTGGCTACGCATCTTCGCTCCCGCCCCATTGTGATCGGTGATGCCGTCGCACTCTATGGAGTCGACTATCAGAAATCGTGGGACCACGGTCAGCTAGGCTTCGAGCGTCCACCAAGCGGGGTCGCGACTCTCCTCTGTATGCATCAGTCGGTCGCACCGCTTACCCGGAGCCCGAACCCCGATTGTCACCTTCAGGAGATTCTCGAAGAGAGCACGATTTCGATAGACGGGCTTGCTCTTGGACATCTTCATACGAACGCTGAGAAAACCCTGAATGGCTGCTCTGCATTTTGTGGTGGGGCAACAGAACGAATGACCAGCGACCTTGAGCCAAGTGTAGAAACCATCACTGTCGAGCAGGGAGAGATCCGCCGTCAACGTCATGTCTTATGA
- a CDS encoding sister chromatid cohesion protein PDS5, producing MADFSEDIAERATDLQQLAITNPSEVPLDELHEIISTPTVSPNTHGGAIVALLNVARARDDIGSAFVDDLDRLLNRPSLNDALVLRCLRQLAVNDPTAVLRIQDGITNRITLDDSETTQAATGCCVELASTDPQTFVDQVPMLSALLDIEDETIRTNAIYILSQIAHEYPEEVKPIVPQLVAGITERDQSYQTNALSALGAITSAYPATAKSTTEILAELTSASALKVRANAAALLADIAKEHPDAVEDHVPALIECFHSDDEFLCGNAASAVLHVGVHNRSAVEEAIPALIELLDDPSPVVRRNACKALGQLDATVALVQLRSVAESDPDEKVRKLASWAIDGIS from the coding sequence ATGGCCGATTTCAGCGAAGACATCGCTGAGCGAGCAACCGACCTACAGCAACTCGCTATCACTAATCCTTCAGAGGTTCCTCTCGACGAATTGCACGAGATCATTTCGACACCGACCGTCTCACCCAACACACATGGGGGTGCCATCGTCGCTCTACTCAACGTCGCCCGTGCCCGTGATGACATCGGGTCAGCATTTGTCGATGACTTAGACCGCTTACTCAATCGACCATCCCTCAACGACGCGCTCGTTCTTCGCTGTCTCCGTCAGCTAGCGGTGAATGATCCAACCGCCGTCCTCAGGATTCAAGACGGAATCACTAATCGAATCACGCTCGACGATTCCGAGACTACTCAGGCTGCAACGGGATGCTGCGTCGAGCTTGCAAGTACAGATCCACAGACATTCGTCGATCAAGTTCCGATGCTCAGTGCCCTGCTCGACATCGAGGACGAGACGATTCGAACGAACGCGATCTATATCCTCTCGCAAATCGCCCACGAGTATCCAGAAGAGGTGAAGCCGATAGTCCCGCAACTGGTTGCGGGGATTACTGAACGCGATCAGTCGTACCAGACGAACGCGTTGTCGGCGCTCGGGGCAATAACCTCCGCGTATCCAGCCACTGCGAAATCAACCACTGAAATCTTGGCTGAGCTAACGTCTGCATCGGCGCTGAAGGTGCGTGCTAATGCAGCCGCTTTACTTGCCGATATCGCCAAGGAACATCCTGACGCCGTCGAGGACCATGTGCCGGCCCTGATTGAATGCTTCCACAGTGATGACGAATTTCTCTGTGGGAACGCTGCCTCCGCGGTTCTTCACGTCGGCGTTCATAATCGATCAGCCGTCGAGGAGGCGATTCCAGCTCTCATTGAACTCTTGGACGATCCCTCGCCAGTCGTCCGTCGAAACGCCTGCAAAGCACTCGGACAGCTAGACGCGACGGTCGCGCTCGTCCAGCTTCGCTCCGTTGCAGAATCCGACCCTGACGAGAAAGTCCGGAAATTGGCATCGTGGGCCATCGACGGGATATCGTAG